From Bacteroides uniformis:
GCTTTCATGTCCTTTTACTTGCGTGAAATAGCCCAATCCCCAACTGTATCTTTCCGTAATCCAAGGGTATTGACTGCCGTCAGTTTTCACTATCCAGTTCATGTGATGCTTGTCGCCTTCAACAGTCAATTCGTCAATGGCACCGGTAAACGGATTGACCGCAAACCGAACGGTATCGGACACATCCAGCTTGTCATGTCCGAACAAACCAACTGAACGGGCATTGATACCCGTTGCAAGCAGGAAGCTGAGAAATACCAGCAATGTTTTTCTTGTCATAAAATATATGTATTAAGAGTTATGTCAAAAGTGACCCTACAAAATTATAGGTTTTACCGTGAACAAGGGGGATGGAAAGTTCTTTTTTGAAGTTAGTATTCTTTCTAAATACTATTCCACGCCTATAAAGGCGTTAAAGAAGATGGAAATCCATCTTTTAGGGTTGTTTTTCTTTCTTTATTCAAATTATTATGCCATATCAATGGCAAATGCTTAATTTTGTATCATTGAAAAATACAGTGCATGAAGAATCTATTGACATATCTTATCATCAGCTTGTCCATACTCCAAAATTTGGCCGGACAAGCAACTTACAACTTTAAGCACATCAGTTCGCAAAACGGCTTGTCCAACGATTTTGTATTGGATATGGCAATTGACCAACAAGGATGTGTTTGGGTTGCAACGGAAGCGGGGTTGAATAAATGGGTCGGCAATGGGAGCAATATTGTATATAAGGAAAGTAATTCCGGACTGGTAAGTAATGAACTTACCTCCCTGTATTATGATCCATCCGAGAATATACTATGGGTTGGCTCCAGACAAGAAGGTATCAGTCTGTTCGACTGCCGGACGCAACAATTCAAAGATTTCACAACAGATGAAGGATTGTCCAGCAATAGTGTAACCGACATTATGCCGGCAGCTGGGGATAAAGGCGTATGGATTGCATATTTAAGTGGGGAAATAGACTTCTATGACAAACAGACAAAGAAAATCATCTCATACAATAGCCGAAACATTCCGGGATTGACCGGAAGAAACCGCTGTTGCAGAGATGACAAGAACGGAGCTTTATACGTAGGTCACATAGGGAATGGAATGACAATAATCAACTTAAAGGAGAAAACTGCAAAAAAATATCTTCATGAACCAGATGATCCTCAAAGTATTCCCGGAGATAATGTACGCTCCATCTTCATAGACCACCTGAAAAATATATGGGTGGGAACCAATGGCGGACTGGCTTTGTTCAATCCGATGACAGAGACATTCACCTGTTTCCGACACGACAACAAAAATGAGCATTCACTGGTAGGAGACAACATTCATTGCATCACAGAGACGAAGGATGAAAATCTTTGGATAGCTTCCGATTTAGGAGGAATCAGCCTACTGGATTTACATAATTTTAGTACTCAAAATGTTGAGAATTTAGAGTTTAAGAATATTACCCATCTTAACAGCAGTCTGTCTTCTCCCAACACACGAATGATACAAGAAGATAAATTTGGCAATGTATGGATTGGCAACTACAGTTCCGGTCTTGATTTTATCAGCCATAACCAATCAAACTTTCATATCATACCTTATTTCTATGAAATAGGTGAAACAAAAATCCGGAAACGAATTTATGGAGTAAAAGCCAATCCGGATGGCACTGTATGGTTGGGAGGAGAAAATGAATTGTCCCTATATGACGGACATCAGATATCCAGACGCGTGAATCTTTCCACATATATGTATCGTTCCTATTCGGTCATTTATACCATAGAAAAAGATAAAAACAATAATCTTTGGCTGGGAATCAACGATGAAGGAGTCATGTGCTACAATCCACAAAAAGACTTTTTCAGCCATGTGGATTTGGATGTGGATAACTTGGATATCCGTGTTTTCTATGAAGATGAGGACGGGACAATGCTGATAGGCAGTGAAATAGGGTTATATACTTATAGTAAAGGGACTATAAACAAGATTGCGATGAATAGCTGGAAAAACTGGCCACCTACAGTTTTTGCCATAATGAAGGACAAGCAACAGAAGACATGGATGGGCACATTAGGTTCCGGTATATACATTCTTGATGCCAATAATAAAGAGCTTATACATCTGCATGAAGATAAGAATTTCTGTTCCAACAACATTAACCAAATATACAAAGACAGGCAAGGAGGATTATGGATTGCAACTTATAAAGGATTAGCCTATGTAAAAGACTCCAACTATCCGGAGCAAATAGAGGTCTATGATGAAAAAAATGGGTTGGCAGACAGTCATATCCGGGCCATTCAACAGGATAAGATGGGGAATATATGGGTCAGTACCTATACCGGCATAGCCTGTTGGAATGCTTATCAGCAAAAATTCCATAATTATGATTATCAGGATGGAGTTCCTATGGGAGGATTTGTAGAGGGCTCGGCAACCATAACACCAGATGGCACTATCTATTTTGGTTCGTTACATGGAGTTTGCTATTTCAATCCGCAAACAATTGAAGCCAACGAAACCGTTTCTTCTATAGAAATCATATCCTGTGAAAGCTTCAATACACAAGAGGGAGGACGAAAATCGGAAACAATGACACCGGACAACGAGGGATTCATTCGTTTACCTTATGACCGGAACACATTTCGCATTTCATTTTCCACAGCAGACTATGCACAGAATGGGCAAGTGGAATATGCTTATATGATGGAAGGAATGGATAACTCTTGGTATAATACAGAAGATGACAATACCATTACTTTCCGCAATGTCACGCCAGGCAAATATACATTCAAGATAAAGGCACGCCTAAAAAACGGAGGATGGAATGAGGACAACATTGTTCCTCTACACATCATCGTCAATCCTCCGTTTTGGAGAGCCTGGTATGCCTATTTGTTTTATACATTGCTGGCATTGATTTTGATATATTTCATTTTCCGCTCATATAAAAAGAGACTTTTACTGCAAAATTCTTTGGACATAGAGAAAAAGTCCTTGGAAATGGAAAAAAAGAATCGGCAAAAGGAACACGAACTGAACAGTGAGCGGCTGCGTTTTTATACAAACATTGCACACGAGCTACGCACACCGCTCACGCTGATTATCGGTCCATTGGAAGATTTAAAGGACAACAGAAGCATGCCTACTCCTTTCCGCACAAAGATACAGACCATCTATCGTAGTGCCGTACAACTGCTCAATCTTATCAACCAGCTAATGGAGTTCCGCAAGACAGAAACTCAAAACCGCCAACTGACAGTAGTCAAAGGAAATCTAAACAACTTGGTTACAGAGATAGGATTGAAATACAAAGAACTGAACAGGAATGAACATGTGACTTTCAACATCGAAGTAGAACCTATGAAAAAGACTGTCTATTTCGATGCTGAAATCATCACCATCATACTCAACAATCTACTGTCCAATGCCATCAAATATACACCGGCAGGCCAGATAACTCTCTCTATGCACCAGATAAAGGCAAACGGCACGAGTTATGTAGAAATGGTCGTGGCAGATACCGGCTATGGCATCGATGCCGAGTCTTTGCCACACATCTACGACCGATACTATCAGGCGAAAGGTAAGCACCAAGCTTCGGGTACCGGCATCGGACTGGCATTGGTGAAGTCACTCGTTGATTTGCATCATGGCTCATTGGACGTAGAAAGCGTGCTTGAAAAAGGAACCACTTTCTTCTTTCGCATAAAGACTGACTATGATTACCCCGAGGCACTGCATAAAGAAGAAGAGGATTCAGCAATTCCTGCAAAAGAAATTGTGGAAGAAGACCCCGAAAACACACTTCCTATCCTACTGGTCGTGGAAGATAACAGAGATATCCGGGAATATATTGCAAACGAACTGCAAGATACCTATAGAATATTGCAAGCCGATGACGGGAAAGAGGGGTTAGCCTTAGCATTGAAATATACTCCTAATATCATAGTAAGCGACATAATGATGCCCAACATGAATGGAATAGCCTTATGTAAGGCTATTAAAAGCGACATGAACACCAGTCATATACCGGTCATTTTACTGACAGCCAAAGATTCTATACAAGATAAAGAGGAAGGTTATAACAGCGGAGCGGATTCTTACCTGACTAAGCCTTTCAGTGCTAAACTACTAAGAAGCCGGATCAACAATTTATTGGAAATCCAGAAACGCTTAGCCAAACGGTTTATAGCAAACGTCCCAACTACAATAACAGAAGAGTCCAACGATTTGCAAACGCCATCTTCCACCCAGCCACAATTGAACAAACTGGATGAGGCTTTTCTTACCAAATTGACTTCTTTAATAGAAAATAATCTGGAGCAGGAAAAAATAGATATTGCCTTTATGACAGACCGCATGAATATGAGCTATTCGGCATTCTATCGTAAAGTAAAAGCATTGACCGAACTCACACCTAACGAGTTCGTCCGAAAAATCAAATTAAGAAATTGTGCCCTTTTATTACAGACCGGGGAATATAATGTTTCGGATGCAGCCTTTAGAACAGGCTTTAACAACATGCCCCATTTCCGCGACTGTTTTTTCAAGGAGTTCAACGTATCTCCGTCGGAATATATCAAACGCCATAGAAAATAAAAGATAAGAGCCTAATTAAATTTTATTTAGCATTCTTTTGAGAGTTCTTTTTGAGGATGTTTTTCTGTTTTACGAGAAGCATAGCAAGCTATTTAACGAATAAAAAGAGGAAAACAGACCGAAAAGAAACTTAGGAAGAAACAGAATAAAAAACTTTTTGAAGAAAATTTAAATAGACTCTAAATAAGTTCTTTAGAGATAATTAATATCAAACAAACAACTAGAAATCTGTTGCATAATATTAACAATTAACGCAATATAGTCTATTTGAAATAGACAGATTTGAATTAGTTCTTTGCTGGAAAATCCAGTGTAAGCTGCCCCCTAAAACCAAGCGATTCTGCCCCCTTGTGCTAAAATAATCCTACCCCCTTGATTCCAATATAAAAATACCCCTGCTTGGCAATGCCCGGCAGGGGATTTTTCGTAGATTTGATTCCCGTCTTGACCGGTGGGATAAAATCATTTCTACTATGACAACAAAGATAGCAAACATCCTCCAATGTTACGCATTGGGGATGGGGATAAAGCAGATAAGCAGGAGCTTTGAGCTTTCCCGCAACACGGTGCGCAGATATGTGCGCCTGTTTCAAGAGTGTGGTATACCGATAAAGGAGTTGGCCGCCATGCCTTCCGCTCGCATCCAGGAAATGTTCTCTGAAGGTGTTGGCCGTAACAGGGAACCGTCACAACGCCAGCTTGAGCTTGAGGCACTCCTTCCTGAGTATGCTGCCCGGCTTAGCCGCCGAGGCGTAACAGTGAAAACCCTGTACGAAGAGTACCGCGAGACCCATCCTGACGGATACAGACATGCCAGTTTCGGCAACTATCTCATGCGTTACCGTATGGTGACACATGTCGTAGGCCATGTCGAGCATTATGCCGGAGACCAGATGTATATCGACTTCGCCGGTGACAAACTGGAAGTCGTTGACAGTGAAAGCGGTGAATGTCGCAGCGTTGAAGTGTTCGTGGCCATACTTCCGTGCAGCCACTATACCTATTGTGAGGCGGTCTGGTCCCAGTCAAGACAGGACTTGATTAAGGCGTGTGAGAACGCGCTTCATTTTTACGGCGGGGTTCCGATGGCGATCGTACCAGACAACCTCAAATCGGCGGTAACCCGCAGCGACCGTAACGAGCCGGTAATCAACGAGGAGTTTGCGGCATTTGCCGAACACTACGGATGTACCGTATACCCCACACGGGTACGTCATCCAAAGGACAAGGCCTTGGTGGAGAATGCCGTGAAGCTACTTTACCGATCCGTCTACGCTGACATCGAGGGTCTTGTATTCCACTCGCTGGAGTCTCTGAATGCGGCCATATCCGAATCGCTCTCGGCCTTCAACGGACGCAGGATGAGCGGGCGTCCCCAGTCCAGACGGGAACAGTTCGAGCAGATTGAGTCCGACTGCCTCCGCCCGCTTCCCGCCATACGCCATCAGATGAAAGAGCGACGCTCCGCAACAGTAATGCGTAACGGCTATGTCACCTTCAGGCTTCACCATTACAGCGTACCGAAAGAGTATATAGGCAAACGTGTCGAGATTGTCTATGATGCGGACACGCTGGAAATATATCATGGCCTGCGTCTGGTGACCACACACCAGCGCGATGACACGCCATACTCCTATACGACCAAGGATGCCCACGGACTGCCCGGACGTCATGGAAGTTATGAAAAGGATCTGGAACAGATTTACGAACGGGCCGGCCAGACAGATAACGTCCTGCTGCTGTATCTGCGCAAGGTGGCGGAACTCAAGAAGTATCCTCCCGCGGCGTTCCGTTCATGCAGAGGCATCATGGCGTTGGAGAAGACCTTCGGGCTGGAACGGTTGGTGGCGGCAAGCGCATGCGCCACGCAACTGCGCCTATACGGATATCAGGAGATAAGGCGGATCCTTGAACGCGGGGATGATGCAGACTTCCTGTCAAAAGACGACATTGACGATGAGGTCCCCGTAACATCTATCCACAAAAACATCCGCGGAGCAGCCTACTTCGCACAATTAAAACATTTAAATAGAGACAACAATGGAAACAAATAATCTTACCGCACCGATAGCTGTCGAAAAAGACCGCAACACGTTGACAATCGAACTGATGAACCGTATGAAGCTGCACGGCATGGCCGCCGCCTTCACTGAAAGCCTAACCTCCACTATGGCAGAAACAATGACAATCGACTCTTTCCTGCACATGTTACTTGCCAGGGAATGGGACTACCGTGCCAATGCAGCCATCCAACGCCTTATACGCGGGGCGGCGTTCCGCTACAAGGCCTGCCTCGAGCAGATAGACTATGCAATCCCGCGTGGCCTTGACCGCAATCAGATGGAGCGGCTTGCATCGCTGGAGTTCATCCGCAAGGGACAGAACCTCTTCATCACAGGGTCATCCGGTACCGGGAAGAGCTTCCTTGCCACAGCAATGGGGTATGAAGCCTGCAAGAAGGGCATACGGACATATTATGCGAATGCTCCGAAACTTATGGGTACGCTTAAGGTGGCAAAAGTAAAAGGCACACTGGAATCGGAACTCAAGAGAATCGAACGGAGCACGCTGCTCATATTGGATGACCTCTTCCTTGTGAACCTTGATGCCAAGGAACGACCCATCCTGCTCGATATAATAGAGGACCGACATGGGCGCAAGTCCATCATCATCACCTCGCAACTGCCAACGGACAATTGGTATGATGCAATCGGAGACCCTACAGTAGCAGATGCCATTATGGATCGTATTATACATACGGCGCACCGGATTGAGCTGACAGGAGAAAGTGTCCGTAAAATGGCTGCATACAGAGGGAAATAAACTAAAATAATAATAACC
This genomic window contains:
- a CDS encoding hybrid sensor histidine kinase/response regulator transcription factor, whose translation is MKNLLTYLIISLSILQNLAGQATYNFKHISSQNGLSNDFVLDMAIDQQGCVWVATEAGLNKWVGNGSNIVYKESNSGLVSNELTSLYYDPSENILWVGSRQEGISLFDCRTQQFKDFTTDEGLSSNSVTDIMPAAGDKGVWIAYLSGEIDFYDKQTKKIISYNSRNIPGLTGRNRCCRDDKNGALYVGHIGNGMTIINLKEKTAKKYLHEPDDPQSIPGDNVRSIFIDHLKNIWVGTNGGLALFNPMTETFTCFRHDNKNEHSLVGDNIHCITETKDENLWIASDLGGISLLDLHNFSTQNVENLEFKNITHLNSSLSSPNTRMIQEDKFGNVWIGNYSSGLDFISHNQSNFHIIPYFYEIGETKIRKRIYGVKANPDGTVWLGGENELSLYDGHQISRRVNLSTYMYRSYSVIYTIEKDKNNNLWLGINDEGVMCYNPQKDFFSHVDLDVDNLDIRVFYEDEDGTMLIGSEIGLYTYSKGTINKIAMNSWKNWPPTVFAIMKDKQQKTWMGTLGSGIYILDANNKELIHLHEDKNFCSNNINQIYKDRQGGLWIATYKGLAYVKDSNYPEQIEVYDEKNGLADSHIRAIQQDKMGNIWVSTYTGIACWNAYQQKFHNYDYQDGVPMGGFVEGSATITPDGTIYFGSLHGVCYFNPQTIEANETVSSIEIISCESFNTQEGGRKSETMTPDNEGFIRLPYDRNTFRISFSTADYAQNGQVEYAYMMEGMDNSWYNTEDDNTITFRNVTPGKYTFKIKARLKNGGWNEDNIVPLHIIVNPPFWRAWYAYLFYTLLALILIYFIFRSYKKRLLLQNSLDIEKKSLEMEKKNRQKEHELNSERLRFYTNIAHELRTPLTLIIGPLEDLKDNRSMPTPFRTKIQTIYRSAVQLLNLINQLMEFRKTETQNRQLTVVKGNLNNLVTEIGLKYKELNRNEHVTFNIEVEPMKKTVYFDAEIITIILNNLLSNAIKYTPAGQITLSMHQIKANGTSYVEMVVADTGYGIDAESLPHIYDRYYQAKGKHQASGTGIGLALVKSLVDLHHGSLDVESVLEKGTTFFFRIKTDYDYPEALHKEEEDSAIPAKEIVEEDPENTLPILLVVEDNRDIREYIANELQDTYRILQADDGKEGLALALKYTPNIIVSDIMMPNMNGIALCKAIKSDMNTSHIPVILLTAKDSIQDKEEGYNSGADSYLTKPFSAKLLRSRINNLLEIQKRLAKRFIANVPTTITEESNDLQTPSSTQPQLNKLDEAFLTKLTSLIENNLEQEKIDIAFMTDRMNMSYSAFYRKVKALTELTPNEFVRKIKLRNCALLLQTGEYNVSDAAFRTGFNNMPHFRDCFFKEFNVSPSEYIKRHRK
- the istA gene encoding IS21 family transposase, which gives rise to MTTKIANILQCYALGMGIKQISRSFELSRNTVRRYVRLFQECGIPIKELAAMPSARIQEMFSEGVGRNREPSQRQLELEALLPEYAARLSRRGVTVKTLYEEYRETHPDGYRHASFGNYLMRYRMVTHVVGHVEHYAGDQMYIDFAGDKLEVVDSESGECRSVEVFVAILPCSHYTYCEAVWSQSRQDLIKACENALHFYGGVPMAIVPDNLKSAVTRSDRNEPVINEEFAAFAEHYGCTVYPTRVRHPKDKALVENAVKLLYRSVYADIEGLVFHSLESLNAAISESLSAFNGRRMSGRPQSRREQFEQIESDCLRPLPAIRHQMKERRSATVMRNGYVTFRLHHYSVPKEYIGKRVEIVYDADTLEIYHGLRLVTTHQRDDTPYSYTTKDAHGLPGRHGSYEKDLEQIYERAGQTDNVLLLYLRKVAELKKYPPAAFRSCRGIMALEKTFGLERLVAASACATQLRLYGYQEIRRILERGDDADFLSKDDIDDEVPVTSIHKNIRGAAYFAQLKHLNRDNNGNK
- the istB gene encoding IS21-like element helper ATPase IstB, with translation METNNLTAPIAVEKDRNTLTIELMNRMKLHGMAAAFTESLTSTMAETMTIDSFLHMLLAREWDYRANAAIQRLIRGAAFRYKACLEQIDYAIPRGLDRNQMERLASLEFIRKGQNLFITGSSGTGKSFLATAMGYEACKKGIRTYYANAPKLMGTLKVAKVKGTLESELKRIERSTLLILDDLFLVNLDAKERPILLDIIEDRHGRKSIIITSQLPTDNWYDAIGDPTVADAIMDRIIHTAHRIELTGESVRKMAAYRGK